In the genome of Streptomyces sp. SAI-127, the window GCTCCCATGCCGTTGACCAGGACGAGGACGGGATTGCGCGGGCTCATGTCGTCCAGGATCGCGTGCACCGAGAAGTCGGCGATCTCCCGCGAGGTCATCATCGCCCGCCGCTCCCGGCCGGGCTCGCCGTGGATGCCGACCCCCAGCTCCAGCTCGCCGGCCGGCAGATCGAAGGTGGGGCTGCCCTTGGCGGGCGTGGTGCAGGCGCTCAGCGCGACGCCGAAACTCCGGGAGTTCTCGTTGACCTGCCGGGCGATCGCCTCCACCCGCTCCAGCGGCTGCCCCTCCGCCGCCGCGGCGCCCGCGATCTTCTCCACGAACAGCGTGGCGCCGGTGCCCCGCCGACCGGCCGTGTAGAGGCTGTCGGTCACCGCCACGTCATCGTTGACCAGGACCTTCGCCACCTGAATGCCCTCGTCCTCGGCGAGTTCGGCAGCCATGTCGAAGTTCAGCACGTCGCCCGTGTAGTTCTTCACGATGAACAGCACACCGGCCCCGCTGTCCACGGCGGCCGCCGCCCGTACCATCTGGTCCGGCACCGGGGACGTGAACACCTCGCCCGGGCAGGCCGCGGACAGCATGCCGGGTCCGACGAAACCGCCGTGCAGCGGCTCGTGCCCCGAGCCGCCACCGGAGATCAGGGCGACCTGCCCGGCTACGGGGGCGTCCCGCCGTACGATCACACGGTTCTCGACATCCACGGTCAACTCGGGATGGGCGGCCGCCATACCGCGCAGGGCGTCCGCGACCACGGTTTCCGGGACGTTGATCAGCATCTTCATGAGTTCCTCCGGGTCAGGATGGCAGATGGGCTCGTGGTCTGCGTTCTAACAGTTCAGAACCAGTGTGGCCAGTAGCCGACGGCGCCGTCGGCGGGTCAGTCCGCCAGTCCGTAGAAGTGCATCGGTGAGTTCGGCTCGAAGCCGATCCGCGGGTACACCGGAGCTCCGGCGACGGTCGCGTGCAGAGTGGCACGGGTCAGTCCGGTGGCCCGGGCACCCTCGTACAGCGCCTTGCGCGTCACCGCCTCGCCGTATCCTCGGCGCTGCGCGTCCGGATCGGTGGCGACGAGCAGCACGAACAGCCGGCCTTCCGCCTCGACCGTCGCGGCACAGGCGACCGGGACACCGTCGCGCAGGGCCAGGTAGGCGTAGACCTCCTTCTTCCACAGCGTCGAGCCGACGAGGCCGTCCCGGCCCTCCTCCAAGGCAAAGCCGTAGGCGCGCGAGTTGAGGTCCGCGTAGGCCCGCAGGTGTTCGTCGGTGGTCACCCGCTCGAACGTCAGGTCCGGATGCCGGGGTTCGGGGATCGGCAGCAGGTCGCCGGCCATCCCGGTGCCGGGGAAGGCGTGGGCCAGTCCGGCTCGCTGTGCCGCCTCCTCCCGTGCCGCGCGCGCGTCGTCCGCGAGCAGGTCCTCGAAGAGCCACAGGAAGCCGGGCTGCTTCTTGGACCGCATGATGTCCGCCGCCTGACCCATACGCCGTTCGAGGAGCGCCGCGTCCGCACCGGCCTCGGTCAGTGTCACCGCGTTCCAGAAGGCGAAGCGGCAGTCCGCCCAGCGGACGGTGACACCTGGGAGTTCCCGTACGTCCGCGTCCTTGTCGCGGTCGAGCACCATGGCCCGCCAGACCGTGGAAAGCTGAGCCACCGATTCGACCGCGGCCGCCCGTTCCGTCACCGCAAACCCCCTCGTCGTGTCGTGTGCGCGATGTTCCGCGCCGG includes:
- the dhaK gene encoding dihydroxyacetone kinase subunit DhaK translates to MKMLINVPETVVADALRGMAAAHPELTVDVENRVIVRRDAPVAGQVALISGGGSGHEPLHGGFVGPGMLSAACPGEVFTSPVPDQMVRAAAAVDSGAGVLFIVKNYTGDVLNFDMAAELAEDEGIQVAKVLVNDDVAVTDSLYTAGRRGTGATLFVEKIAGAAAAEGQPLERVEAIARQVNENSRSFGVALSACTTPAKGSPTFDLPAGELELGVGIHGEPGRERRAMMTSREIADFSVHAILDDMSPRNPVLVLVNGMGATPLLELYGFNAEVQRVLTDRGVAVARTLVGNYVTSLDMAGASVTLCQVDEELLRLWDAPVKTPGLRWGV
- a CDS encoding GNAT family N-acetyltransferase, with the translated sequence MTERAAAVESVAQLSTVWRAMVLDRDKDADVRELPGVTVRWADCRFAFWNAVTLTEAGADAALLERRMGQAADIMRSKKQPGFLWLFEDLLADDARAAREEAAQRAGLAHAFPGTGMAGDLLPIPEPRHPDLTFERVTTDEHLRAYADLNSRAYGFALEEGRDGLVGSTLWKKEVYAYLALRDGVPVACAATVEAEGRLFVLLVATDPDAQRRGYGEAVTRKALYEGARATGLTRATLHATVAGAPVYPRIGFEPNSPMHFYGLAD